Part of the Anopheles coluzzii chromosome 3, AcolN3, whole genome shotgun sequence genome is shown below.
ATCCCTTATTTTGGTTTCTCCGTTACCGAGGCTCCCATTGGAACAGCTGCTATAGCATAGAACCTTTCCTCATtactcttttttatgtttccatAAACCCATTTTCATTTCTTATTCATTACTCTACTGATTACTGCTTACTCTGGGCGTGCTGCATTGCGCTCGCTGTGTTAAACCACGTAACTGGCAGTGCAAGTAGCTTCCCTCTTCCTTATCGCGTTTATGGATCCGCGTGTGTGCTTGCTGCTCTtgtaacacaaaaaagcaaagcatGTGTAACTGCTTCGCACGGAGACGCGTTTGAATTAAAAGAGAGACACGATGCATGTCCCCACTAGCGCCACCAGAGACAAGGAGGTGAGAGGAGGGTGGACATTGCATTCACGAAAGCCTCTAACCCGTTCTAGTGCTAAGGACACCTTTGTTAGTGTGTACAGTGTTAGTTAATGTGTACACATTGGCGctaaaggaaaggaaaaaaacaacaacaatcatttgcgtatatatttttaatgttttttttttttaaatatgtgtAGTATGAGTTATGTATAAAATGCGTTATAAATAATGATACTGGTGCAACTGAAGAAACTTGGTGTCCGGTGTCCCGCCGAACAAACATCCGAATAGCCCGAATCCCTGTAGTCACCTGTTGCCAGGGGGAACAAAGGGCACTTACGATGGCGTCACAAAATCCATATCCCGTGCCCTTCATCTATCGCTTTCGCGTTACAATTTCGCAAGACCGAACGAAACGGCTTTCGTAAACAGAGACGGTATTCCATTTAGAGCCTTCTGTCCACGTTGTTATGGCCACCGATGCCATGTGGCGAAGGAATTcaacgggagagagagagagtgagctgTTCCGCGGAAGCTGCGGGCGCTGTTTGCTCGCTGAGGATCGTTAGAAAAAGTGGGTCTCTCTCAATCCTCTCATCCCATGACCCATTAGCGGTTAGGGATCGCGAGAGAACCAAAACGGCTAAGCCCTCTCAGCAAGACCCATgtgcgaaagagagagtgagacagGGAACGAAAGATTAAGCCATCGCTGCTCATTACTTGGAGGCCGCCGCCTGTATGCTACCGTCGTCTCGTGCTCTGGAGAACTCGTTTTCTGATTCTGCTAACAAATCAACAAAAGTCACCGGACGCTGGACGAACGATTCGCAAAGCGTCTCAATCCGTCGATCAGCTAACACGGATCGCCAAGATTGGCCAGAGAACAAACGAAGTAGGCCTTGGTGTAGTACAAATTCCCCATCGATTCAGTGCTGGAATCAGTCGTAGCATTCAGTGACCTTCCTCTTGGTGCAAGCGTCCCTTCGCGCAAGGTCTAATCAAGCTCAATTAGGAGTGCTGATTGTGTTGGACGCCATAACCGCGCGGCCGAAAATGGTACAGGACAGTGGTGCACTCAAGAAGGTGCTGGTGATCGGTGGCGGTGGCCGTGAACATGCCATCTGCTGGAAGATGGCCCGCAGTGAACGGGTGGACACGGTGCACGTGCTCCCCGGCAGTCCCGGCATTGCGGCCCTTCCGAAGGTGCAGCTAGTGTCCGGTGTTAGCGTGAAGGACTTTAGTGTAAGTGAGAAGGCTTTGGGGGCTCTCTTGATCCCCCCTTGCTCCATATGTTTTAAAAGGTGTGAACTAATCCGTGATCTGAACTAATCTTTGCAGGCCATCGTAGCCTGGTGCAAGCTGAACCAGATCGATCTGGTAGCGGTCGGCCCGGAGGACCCGCTGGCCGATGGGCTGGCCGACGCGCTGCAGACGGCCGGCATTAAATGCTTCGGCCCCGGGCGGCGCGGTGCACAGATTGAGGCGGACAAGAACTGGTCGAAAGATTTCATGCACCGGCACGGCATACCGACGGCCCGGTACGCCAGCTTCACCGATGCATCCGAAGCGAAAGCATTCATCCGCAGCGCACCGTACGCGGCACTGGTCGTGAAGGCGAGCGGGCTAGCCGCCGGCAAGGGTGTGATCGTGGCGGAAACGATCGACGAAGCGTGCGCCGCCGTGGACGACATCCTCGGCGAGCGGCGGTTCGGTGCGGCCGGCGAGGTCGTCGTCGTGGAGGAGAAGCTGTCCGGCGAGGAAGTGTCCGTGCTGGCGTTCGTGGATTCGCGCACCGTGCGCGTGATGCTGCCGGCGCAGGATCATAAGCGCTTGATGGACCACGATCGCGGACCGAATACGGGCGGCATGGGCGCGTACTGTCCCTGTCCGATCATCAAACCGGCCCAGCTGGATCTGGTCGTGCGGGAGGTGTTGCAGCGTGCGGTGGATGGACTGCGAGCGGAGGGCATCAAGTACAAcggtatgtatgtgtgtgtgtgtgtgtgtgtgtgtatggtttttTTCGTGTTGATTGTTGCTGCTTGGTAGTAATGAAACGAGGTTGATAAGGAAAGCCCACGGACAGCCTGCCGAAAGGTCAGGATCGATCGAGAAATACTGAAATCGAAAACAAGTAACCGGATGACGTAGCCAATGTGGTCCGTCCGAGTCGCTGAGAGACAAACGCACGCGATCTACCCCCGGTGATAACGGCCAACGCGTGATTATGCttcccttgctgctgctgctactgctacgcCACGCAATCCTTCATGGCAACCAGACAGGGAAGGGAGGACGGCGCAGTGATTGACGGAATGGAGCCTCACAGTTTTACCTCACAGTGCTGTTTACTCAATCTCCTTCACTGTTTATGTTTGTCCCTGTGTTGCATTTCGATGGCGGTTATACGTGTTGTTATTGATTCGTTTGAAGCTGGTTAATTAACTGGCTAAATGGGTATGTCGCATAAAGTGCCTGAGCAGAGCAAGCCACAGACTTAATCAGTCTAAGAAATCGTTTTCCTTTTGGCGACGAATTCAATCgcaatttcattaaaatttcaaataattcaaacagttataaaacaaaatatccccccccccccgttatcgatttaaattttgcttccttttctgCAGGTGTTTTGTACGCTGGCATGATGCTCACGCCGAACGGGCCAAAAACGCTCGAATTCAACTGCCGGTTCGGCGATCCGGAGACACAGGTCATCCTGCCACTGCTCGAGAGCGATCTGTACGAGGTGATGGAGGCGACCTGTGACGATCGGCTGCACGAGATTAATCTCAAGTTCCGGGCCGGGCTGAGCGCGGTCGGTGTAGTGATGGCCAGCAAGGGCTACCCGGAAACATCCACCAAGGGTTGCGTTATCacaggtttgtgtgtgtgtgtgtgggatgcaAAGCTTTCCCTTTTTCAACTGCGCGTCAACTGATAACAACTGGTGCACTTTTCCTACTACACAGGACTGGACGCTGTTGCTGCACGCCCAGAGCATCTCGTGTTCCATTCCGGAGTGGCCCGGAACGAGCGCGGAGAGTTCGTGACGAACGGTGGCCGGGTGCTGATCACCGTCGTGCTGCACAGCGACCTGAAGCAGGCTGCGGCGCACGCTACGTCCGCCTGCAGCACCGCGATCAGCTTCGACGGTTCGCAGCATCGGTTGGACATCGCGCAGAAAGCATTCAAACAGTAAAGCATCGTTTGTTCGTCTATTTCGTTTGTTCGATGcagatttatttttcatttttttgttcggaaATTTGGAAATAAATGCTTCCCCGTGAGCAGTAGGGGGGGAAAGGTTAAAGCTCATGTTTGCCATTATCATCAACGATCCCGTTCgtcgcctgtgtgtgtgtgtgtgtctgtgtattgTCCCCGCTCATGAAAGTCGGCCATATTTGacatttataaataataagcTTACTATTTGGCTAATTTTTGTCTTTTCTTTCCAGCCAAAGTTTGTCGTACAAATCGAGCGGCGTCGACATTGACGCGGGTGACGCGCTGGTGCAGCGCATCAAACCGCTGGCACGTGGTACAAATCGTCCCGGTGTGGTGGGAGGACTCGGTGGGTTTGGTGGATTGTTCCGTTTGAACGATGTAAGTTATTTTgttaatcatttttttgtgtttttgaatGAAAGGGCAAATAATAATCCATCCCGCTCCCACTTTTACAGGCGACGTACATCAACCGCGAAGGCAAAACGGTGCGCTACAATGACCCGGTGCTGGTGCAGGGTACGGACGGTGTCGGTACGAAGCTAAAGCTGGCCGAAACGCTCAACTGCTGGGACACCATCGGTATCGATCTGGTGGCAATGTGCGCCAACGATGTGCTGTGCGCCGGGGCGGAACCGCTCGCCTTCCTGGACTACATCGCCTGCGGTCGGCTGGAGGTGCCGACGGCGGCAATGATCGTGAAGGGCATTGCGGAGGGTTGCCGCGAGACGAACTGTGCCCTGCTCGGCGGTGAGACGGCCGAGATGCCCTCGATGTACGAGAAGGGCAAGTACGATCTGGCCGGCTACTGTGTCGGGGTGGTCGAGCACGACCAAATCTTGCCGCACGTCGATCGCATTCGGGAGGGCGATCTGGTGATCGGGCTGCCGTCGAGCGGTGTGCACAGCAACGGGTTCAGCTTGGTGAACCGCATCCTCGAGCGTACCGGCACGAAGCTAACCGATCCGGCACCGTTCAGCGAGGACGGTCGCAGCACGTTCGGCGAGGAACTGCTCACACCGACGAGCCTGTACGTGACGCCGCTGCTACCGTTGCTGCGGCAGGGGGGCGACACGGTGAAAGCGCTGGCCCACATTACCGGCGGTGGTCTGGTGGAAAATGTGCCCCGCGTCCTGCCCGATGCGCTGGGCGTGGAGGTGGACTTTGCCGAGGTGAAAATTCCACCCATCTTCGGATGGCTGGCGGCGGCCGGTAACGTGACCGAGCGGGAAATGCTGCGTACGTTCAACTGTGGCATCGGCATGGTGGTGATCGTGTCGCAGAACGATCGCACGTGGAAGGAACAGTTGACGTCGCACGGTGCGGTACTGTTGGGGCGCGTTACGCGCCGAGCACGCGGCACCGATCAGGTGGTGGTGAAAAACTTTACCCAAGCAATTGCGAAGGTGGCGGCAAATTACGTACCGGCCAAGAAATCGCCCACCGCCATATCGTACAAGGACAGCGGGGTGGACATCGGTGCGGGCGATGAGCTGGTGCAGCGGATTAAACCGTTCGCCAAGTCCACCAACCGGCCTGGTGTGATGGGTGGGCTCGGTGGTTTCGGTGGCCTGTTCAGGCTGCGCGACACGGGCATGAATCTGGACGATCCCATACTCGTGCTAGGGACGGACGGCGTCGGCACGAAGCTGAAGATTGCGCAGGATTGCGGACTGCACGGTACGGTCGGCATCGATCTGGTGGCCATGTGCGTGAACGACATCATCTGCAACGGTGCGGATCCGCTCGCGTTCCTCGATTACTACGCCTGCGGTCAGCTGGACGTGCCGGTCGCGGCAAAGGTGATCGAAGGC
Proteins encoded:
- the LOC120956491 gene encoding trifunctional purine biosynthetic protein adenosine-3, with product MVQDSGALKKVLVIGGGGREHAICWKMARSERVDTVHVLPGSPGIAALPKVQLVSGVSVKDFSAIVAWCKLNQIDLVAVGPEDPLADGLADALQTAGIKCFGPGRRGAQIEADKNWSKDFMHRHGIPTARYASFTDASEAKAFIRSAPYAALVVKASGLAAGKGVIVAETIDEACAAVDDILGERRFGAAGEVVVVEEKLSGEEVSVLAFVDSRTVRVMLPAQDHKRLMDHDRGPNTGGMGAYCPCPIIKPAQLDLVVREVLQRAVDGLRAEGIKYNGVLYAGMMLTPNGPKTLEFNCRFGDPETQVILPLLESDLYEVMEATCDDRLHEINLKFRAGLSAVGVVMASKGYPETSTKGCVITGLDAVAARPEHLVFHSGVARNERGEFVTNGGRVLITVVLHSDLKQAAAHATSACSTAISFDGSQHRLDIAQKAFKHQSLSYKSSGVDIDAGDALVQRIKPLARGTNRPGVVGGLGGFGGLFRLNDATYINREGKTVRYNDPVLVQGTDGVGTKLKLAETLNCWDTIGIDLVAMCANDVLCAGAEPLAFLDYIACGRLEVPTAAMIVKGIAEGCRETNCALLGGETAEMPSMYEKGKYDLAGYCVGVVEHDQILPHVDRIREGDLVIGLPSSGVHSNGFSLVNRILERTGTKLTDPAPFSEDGRSTFGEELLTPTSLYVTPLLPLLRQGGDTVKALAHITGGGLVENVPRVLPDALGVEVDFAEVKIPPIFGWLAAAGNVTEREMLRTFNCGIGMVVIVSQNDRTWKEQLTSHGAVLLGRVTRRARGTDQVVVKNFTQAIAKVAANYVPAKKSPTAISYKDSGVDIGAGDELVQRIKPFAKSTNRPGVMGGLGGFGGLFRLRDTGMNLDDPILVLGTDGVGTKLKIAQDCGLHGTVGIDLVAMCVNDIICNGADPLAFLDYYACGQLDVPVAAKVIEGIAEGCRQGNSALLGGETAEMPGMYAKGVYDLAGFSLGIAERSKMLPRMDCICPGDVILGLPSSGVHSNGFSLVHKILEFTGHTYNDVAPFSATRKTFAEELLVPTRIYVRELQSLLAEGLVKALAHITGGGFTENIPRVLPAGVAAFLDLTELHIPPIFGWMAQAGNVTADEMLRTFNCGIGMVLVVATEHKHTVLQRLRSAGGTALGTVVKKSDPLGQRVIVQGFEDTLRMSQITCSLPKKRIAVLISGSGSNLQALIDATRSSIFGIRGEIVMVVSNKAGVFGLERAAKAGIPSKLILHKDYNTRELFDAAVSKVLEQERIELVCLAGFMRILSEGFVKRWKGSLINIHPALLPRHKGIHAQRQALEAGDVESGCTVHFVDEGVDTGAIILQERVPILRGDTEEALTERIHQAEHVAYPKALRLVANGVATLGQDGTLQWMS